Proteins encoded by one window of Aspergillus chevalieri M1 DNA, chromosome 6, nearly complete sequence:
- the YOS9 gene encoding PRKCSH domain-containing protein (BUSCO:EOG09264C3V;~COG:O;~EggNog:ENOG410PK6W;~InterPro:IPR009011,IPR012913;~PFAM:PF07915;~SECRETED:SignalP(1-23)) encodes MTRRTRLFTPLLALTHATSGAWAGKKMFNIHDDLLAHPQYQVRFPDDYVLESQADELLRAQHASAYAGANVEQKQAQVYMSGSNKANRDGEDGEAPEFSYEAMNLDGQRFLCEIPRVDLDNRNQTKANEPNEDEEKRELARATDRGLELLRELEGKCMYYVSGWWSYSLCYKRQIKQFHALPAGGGIPSYPPMEDPTTHSFVLGRFPRKDDRSDIDEEPMQKRTATDVAELQTKGGSRYLVQKLEGGTVCDLTGKSRKIEIQFHCHPQSTDRIGWIKELTTCSYLMVVYTPRLCNDVAFLPPQQDEVYPVDCHEILAHKEVADWEAMREYQLSQKLVESGIPLSDIPIVGDIEVGAQKLVGAEGKRIEKGRVASVGEEKVDIVAKRENGKVQVLSKNELKKYDLDPDKIETLKRHLEKEAKGRDWTLEMVEVNGERGLRGVIESDEEEEDGSAQVPDESEQIETPAAKDDEKSQKGQKQPEPEPAAEVGNSNEPEDSPGEAEQGSEEVFFRDEL; translated from the exons ATGACACGACGCACACGGTTATTCACGCCTTTACTGGCGCTGACACATGCCACGTCTGGCGCGTGGGCTGGCAAGAAAATGTTCAACATCCACGATGACTTACTAGCACATCCCCAG TACCAAGTCCGATTCCCAGACGACTACGTTCTCGAGTCACAAGCAGATGAACTGCTAAGAGCACAGCACGCTTCAGCATACGCCGGCGCAAATGTCGAACAGAAACAAGCACAAGTCTACATGTCGGGCTCGAATAAAGCAAATCGCGACGGTGAAGATGGCGAAGCCCCGGAATTCTCCTACGAAGCGATGAACCTCGACGGACAGCGATTCCTTTGCGAAATACCACGGGTGGACCTTGACAATCGTAACCAGACCAAAGCGAACGAGCCgaacgaagacgaagaaaaaagggaatTGGCACGCGCAACAGATCGTGGGTTAGAGCTGCTCCGCGAATTGGAAGGGAAATGCATGTACTACGTTTCTGGATGGTGGTCCTATTCGCTTTGCTACAAGAGGCAGATCAAGCAGTTCCATGCTCTGCCGGCTGGAGGTGGCATCCCTAGCTACCCACCTATGGAGGACCCAACGACTCATTCATTCGTCCTGGGTAGATTCCCCCGGAAAGATGACCGGAGTGATATCGACGAAGAACCGATGCAGAAGAGAACGGCAACGGACGTGGCGGAGCTCCAGacgaaaggagggtcgcggTACCTGGTCCAGAAGCTCGAAGGTGGGACTGTTTGCGATCTAACAGGCAAGAGCCGGAAGATTGAGATCCAGTTCCATTGCCACCCCCAGTCAACAGACCGGATCGGATGGATCAAGGAGCTCACTACCTGCTCCTACCTAATGGTCGTCTATACCCCGCGTCTGTGCAATGATGTCGCGTTCCTGCCCCCACAACAGGATGAAGTCTATCCGGTCGATTGCCACGAGATTCTAGCTCACAAAGAAGTTGCTGACTGGGAAGCAATGAGAGAGTACCAATTATCCCAGAAGCTAGTGGAATCGGGAATCCCGTTATCCGATATTCCTATCGTCGGAGATATCGAGGTTGGCGCCCAGAAGTTGGTCGGGGCAGAAGGCAAACGAATCGAAAAGGGGCGAGTGGCGTCCGTCGGCGAAGAGAAAGTGGACATAGTGGCCAAGCGCGAGAACGGCAAAGTGCAGGTGTTGTCCAAAAATGAGCTCAAAAAGTATGACCTGGATCCGGACAAAATTGAAACGCTGAAGAGACACCTGGAAAAGGAGGCCAAAGGCCGAGACTGGACCTTGGAAATGGTCGAGGTCAATGGTGAGCGTGGGTTACGCGGGGTTATCGAgtcggatgaggaagaagaagatggctCTGCACAGGTGCCCGACGAGTCTGAACAGATTGAGACTCCTGCTGCGAAGGACGACGAGAAGAGTCAGAAGGGTCAGAAGCAGCCTGAACCCGAGCCTGCTGCTGAAGTCGGGAACTCCAACGAACCGGAAGATTCGCCTGGAGAAGCAGAACAAGGCAGTGAGGAAGTTTTCTTTAGAGATGAGCTATGA
- a CDS encoding pirin family protein (COG:S;~EggNog:ENOG410PH6B;~InterPro:IPR008778,IPR003829,IPR014710,IPR011051;~PFAM:PF05726,PF02678;~SECRETED:SignalP(1-19)), giving the protein MKLLLSFSICILAILLSYTYEPDQIKDLVYYIQERVPATLSQYFNTNSTITPPNTEYTPIVHPVTEMALPRAIRQAFLAIEQGEGAGARVRRSIGTMKLRNFSPFLMLDHFTIGKGAGFPDHPHRGQETITYLLSGGVDHEDFAGNKGTIGPGDLQFMTAGKGIMHAEMPHENPDGSPNVGMQLWVDLPAKLKMCEPRYRDLRASEIPSVTIDDGRVTVKVISGQSHGVDSVRDLAYTPVWILDVNIKPGGKITQPLPQGWNAFAYTLGGTTVFGSNDSTKLIKEYHNVVFEQDGGYVEMSVPDNAESDSRIFLVAGQPLDQKVVQYGPFVLNSQEQVYQAMLDFQTSSNGFERVRGWESEIGKRMAW; this is encoded by the coding sequence ATGAAACTGCTTCTCTCATTCTCAATTTGCATCCTAGCAATTCTCCTTTCTTATACCTACGAACCGGATCAGATCAAGGATTTAGTTTATTATATTCAGGAACGAGTCCCAGCTACCTTGTCGCAGTACTTTAACACCAACTCCACAATTACTCCACCGAACACCGAGTACACACCTATCGTCCACCCAGTCACCGAAATGGCTCTTCCCCGTGCGATCCGTCAGGCTTTCCTTGCCATTGAACAAGGCGAAGGTGCAGGCGCCCGTGTGCGCCGCTCTATCGGCACCATGAAGCTCCGCAACTTCAGTCCCTTCCTCATGCTCGACCACTTCACCATTGGCAAGGGCGCCGGTTTCCCCGACCATCCGCACCGCGGTCAAGAGACCATTACCTACCTTCTCTCTGGCGGTGTTGACCACGAAGATTTCGCAGGGAACAAGGGCACCATTGGCCCCGGCGACTTGCAATTCATGACCGCAGGAAAAGGTATCATGCACGCGGAGATGCCCCATGAGAACCCCGATGGTAGCCCCAACGTGGGTATGCAGCTTTGGGTCGATCTTCCGGCGAAGTTGAAGATGTGCGAGCCGCGGTACCGCGATCTGCGCGCTAGTGAGATTCCATCTGTTACTATCGATGATGGCCGGGTTACTGTTAAGGTGATCTCGGGTCAATCGCACGGTGTTGACTCCGTTCGTGACCTCGCGTACACTCCTGTTTGGATCCTTGATGTCAACATCAAGCCCGGCGGCAAGATCACCCAGCCTCTGCCCCAGGGTTGGAACGCATTCGCGTACACCCTGGGCGGCACCACGGTCTTTGGCTCTAACGACTCGACTAAACTGATCAAGGAGTACCACAATGTTGTCTTTGAGCAGGATGGCGGTTATGTGGAAATGTCTGTTCCTGACAATGCGGAGTCCGACTCTCGCATTTTCCTTGTGGCTGGTCAACCGCTCGACCAAAAGGTGGTTCAGTACGGTCCTTTCGTGCTGAACAGCCAGGAGCAGGTTTATCAGGCTATGCTTGACTTCCAGACCTCATCGAACGGATTTGAGAGAGTGCGTGGGTGGGAGAGTGAGATTGGCAAGCGGATGGCATGGTAA
- a CDS encoding uncharacterized protein (CAZy:GH3;~COG:G;~EggNog:ENOG410PVVB;~InterPro:IPR017853,IPR036962,IPR002772,IPR036881, IPR026891,IPR013783,IPR001764;~PFAM:PF14310,PF01915;~SECRETED:SignalP(1-18);~go_function: GO:0004553 - hydrolase activity, hydrolyzing O-glycosyl compounds [Evidence IEA];~go_process: GO:0005975 - carbohydrate metabolic process [Evidence IEA]) produces the protein MKLHSFALLSTLLGSALASTNSSEGLLKADGVSLGEWQEAYRKASHFVSQLSTAQKIQLITGNDVNTTDDTFKALQFLDGSMGLQDYFYASAFSQSSALAMTWDREAMYDQARAVATEFYLKGIQVVNGPTTQPMGRTVWGGRLVETFGPDPYLNGIVTGLSTKAYVDTGVIAGAKHYILNEQETNRTSGGGGPGGAGGAPGGMGASNSSSSSMPPSKRASGDSNSSSSSAPYSSNADDKTLHETYLWSFYDGVKNGLGAVMCAMTKVNNTLSCENSDILRRLLKTELGFPGMVFPDTMAQQHALASAVNGLDYGSSSLWSTSTMKQFLSNGSLPQAQLNDMAIRNLIAYYQVNLDNDTQPATADKDAYVDVRANHSKLIRANGAKSLVLLKNTNNALPLNKPHTMAIFGAHAGPATAGPNTEFSVEGSGPTYQGHLATDTGSGQSSYPYLITPQHALTSKAAEDGTMIRWILNDTYSGGSGSTLVMQGSDSTAVTLSISTYAENMGVCIVFLNALAGEGADRTELYNVDQDNLVKSVAENCNNTVVVINTVGARLVDQWIENDNVTAVVYGSLLGQESGNSIVDVLYGDVNPSGRLIYTIAKNESDYNVDLCYTAQCNFTEGNYIDYRYFDAYNKTPRYPFGHGLSYTTFNYSSLHISPPTYLPAYPTGTLSVGGPTDLWDTIANITLTIKNTGSRAGAEVPQLYIEYPEAAKQPVRQLRGFERVEVEKGESVEVKFGLRRRDISYWDVGAQKWGVVGGKYGVRVGASSRDVRIEGEFEFKTV, from the exons ATGAAACTTCACTCATTTGCTCTTCTGTCGACTCTTTTGGGTTCGGCTCTCGCGTCGACAAACTCCTCAGAGGGTCTCCTGAAGGCTGATGGAG TCTCCCTTGGTGAATGGCAAGAAGCCTATCGAAAAGCCTCCCACTTCGTCTCTCAGCTCAGCACCGCCCAGAAAATCCAGCTAATCACCGGTAACGATGTTAACACCACCGACGACACCTTCAAGGCACTCCAGTTCCTTGATGGCTCCATGGGTCTGCAGGACTACTTCTACGCCTCTGCATTCAGTCAAAGCTCGGCTCTGGCTATGACTTGGGACAGGGAGGCTATGTACGACCAGGCCCGCGCCGTGGCTACCGAGTTCTATCTCAAGGGTATTCAGGTTGTCAATGGGCCTACCACGCAGCCGATGGGAAGGACTGTCTGGGGCGGTCGCTTGGTTGAGACTTTTGGTCCGGATCCGTATCTGAACGGTATTGTTACTGGGCTGAGTACTAAGGCGTACGTTGATACTGGTGTGATTGCCGGTGCCAAGCACTACATCCTCAATGAGCAAGAAACGAACCGCACGTCCGGGGGCGGCGGCcctggtggtgctggtggtgctcctggcGGAATGGGAGCATCGAACTCCTCGTCTAGCTCCATGCCACCATCGAAGCGTGCGTCTGGGGACTCTAACTCCAGCTCTAGCTCGGCTCCCTACTCGTCGAACGCTGACGACAAGACCTTGCACGAGACGTATCTGTGGTCATTCTACGATGGTGTCAAGAACGGACTGGGAGCTGTCATGTGCGCCATGACCAAGGTCAACAACACACTGTCCTGCGAAAACTCGGACATCCTGCGTAGGCTACTCAAGACCGAACTCGGATTCCCCGGTATGGTTTTCCCAGACACCATGGCACAGCAGCACGCCTTGGCTAGCGCAGTCAACGGCCTAGACTACGGGTCCAGCAGCCTCTGGAGCACATCGACCATGAAGCAGTTCCTCTCGAACGGCAGCCTTCCACAAGCTCAACTGAACGACATGGCCATCCGAAACCTTATAGCCTACTACCAGGTCAACCTCGACAACGACACCCAGCCCGCTACTGCCGACAAAGATGCCTACGTTGACGTCCGCGCAAACCATTCCAAACTCATCCGCGCCAACGGCGCCAAATCCCTCGTCCTGCTAAAGAACACCAACAACGCCCTGCCCCTGAACAAACCGCACACAATGGCCATCTTCGGTGCACACGCCGGCCCCGCCACCGCAGGCCCGAACACCGAGTTCAGCGTCGAGGGCTCCGGCCCTACATACCAGGGCCATCTGGCCACTGACACGGGATCCGGACAGAGCTCGTACCCCTACCTCATCACCCCGCAGCACGCGCTTACCAGCAAGGCGGCCGAGGATGGTACCATGATCCGCTGGATCCTCAACGACACATACAGTGGTGGTAGCGGTTCCACTTTGGTCATGCAGGGCTCAGACAGCACGGCTGTGACACTATCCATCTCCACATACGCCGAGAACATGGGCGTCTGTATCGTCTTCCTGAATGCACTAGCCGGCGAAGGCGCAGACCGCACGGAACTGTACAACGTCGACCAAGATAACCTGGTAAAGTCCGTTGCTGAGAACTGCAACAACACCGTCGTCGTGATCAACACCGTCGGAGCGCGTCTCGTCGACCAGTGGATTGAAAACGACAACGTCACGGCCGTCGTGTACGGCTCCCTCCTGGGCCAAGAATCCGGTAACTCGATTGTGGACGTTCTCTACGGCGACGTGAACCCCAGCGGCCGTCTCATCTACACCATCGCCAAGAACGAGAGTGACTACAACGTTGATCTTTGCTACACTGCACAGTGCAACTTTACCGAAG GAAACTACATCGACTACCGCTACTTTGACGCCTACAACAAAACCCCCCGCTACCCCTTCGGCCACGGCCTCTCCTACACAACCTTCAACTACTCCTCCCTCCACATCTCCCCTCCCACCTATCTACCTGCATACCCAACCGGTACCCTCTCCGTCGGCGGCCCCACAGACCTCTGGGATACTATCGCCAACATCACCCTGACCATCAAAAACACTGGCTCCCGCGCTGGTGCTGAGGTGCCGCAGTTGTATATTGAGTATCCCGAGGCTGCGAAGCAGCCTGTTCGGCAGTTGAGGGGATTTGAGAGGGTGGAGGTTGAGAAGGGGGAAAGTGTGGAAGTAAAGTTTGGGTTGAGACGGAGGGATATTTCTTATTGGGATGTTGGGGCGCAGAAGTGGGGGGTTGTTGGTGGGAAGTATGGGGTTAGGGTTGGGGCGAGTTCAAGGGATGTGAGAATTGAGGGGGAGTTTGAGTTTAAGACTGTCTGA
- the pmt4 gene encoding dolichyl-phosphate-mannose-protein mannosyltransferase (BUSCO:EOG09260J53;~CAZy:GT39;~COG:O;~EggNog:ENOG410PGU4;~InterPro:IPR036300,IPR027005,IPR016093,IPR003342, IPR032421;~PFAM:PF16192,PF02815,PF02366;~TransMembrane:11 (i48-65o98-118i130-153o159-176i183-205o225-253i274-293o594-615i636-654o666-685i727-749o);~go_component: GO:0016020 - membrane [Evidence IEA];~go_function: GO:0000030 - mannosyltransferase activity [Evidence IEA];~go_process: GO:0006493 - protein O-linked glycosylation [Evidence IEA]), whose product MSGTSPSLRKRGGKKEADYASDDASSPLLAGQGGSVAPKRQSEWSYRLAMAILTVLAFVTRFWGISYPDEVIFDEVHFGKFASYYLQRTYFFDVHPPFGKLLFAFMGWMIGYDGHFLFENIGESYIENKVPYVALRAMPATLGALTVPVVFQIMWESGYSLPACVLSAGLVLFDNAHIGEDRLILMDSTLVIAMALSILCYIRFYKLRHDPFTRKWWKWLLLTGVSLSCVISTKYVGVFTFITIGAAVVVDLWNLLDIRRPRGALSMFQWGKHFVARFFSLVILPLFFYLFWFQVHFTILNRSGPGDDFMTPEFQETLSDNAMAAQSVGIQYFDSITIKHKDTKTLLHSHWERYPLRYDDGRISSQGQQVTGYPFNDTNNHWQILPTVPLADGEVHSVKNGDIIQLRHLGTNSILLTHDVASPFYPTNQEFTTVTQELADGERHNDTLFEIKIENGKAQQDFRTLSSHFKLIHVPTRVAMWTHTTPLPDWGFKQAEINGNKNILQSSNLWYVDSIESLPADSPRLSKEERKVKQLPFLRKYLELQRAMFLHNNALTSSHPYASEPFQWPFLLRGVSFWTKESTREQIYFLGNPIGWWIASSLLAVFAGIIGADQLSLRRGVDALEEIWGPGTRSRVYNSTGFFYLCWAAHYFPFWLMGRQRFLHHYLPAHLASALVAGALVEFIFNLQPISVNQTTTEATDDPSGKSRTAAPRRFVQASERMGTKSIVAGWIATLVILGATIYGFWFFAPLTYGTPGLDVTGVNARRWLGYDLHFAK is encoded by the exons ATGTCTGGCACTTCGCCGTCTCTCCGTAAAAGAGGCGGAAAGAAGGAGGCTGACTATGCTTCGGACGATGCTTCTTCGCCGTTACTTGCTGGTCAAGGGGGCTCAGTGGCTCCTAAGCGTCAGTCGGAATGGAGCTATAGGCTGGCCATGGCCATTCTGACTGTGCTGGCATTTGTCACTCGATTCTGGGGCATCTCTTACCCCGATGAAGTTATTTTCGATGAGGTGCACTTCGGAAAG TTCGCCTCGTACTACCTCCAACGCACCTACTTCTTCGATGTCCACCCTCCGTTCGGTAAACTTCTCTTCGCTTTTATGGGATGGATGATCGGATATGACGGCCACTTCCTGTTCGAGAACATCGGCGAATCGTACATTGAGAACAAGGTCCCCTATGTGGCTCTCCGTGCCATGCCCGCGACTCTCGGTGCCCTCACCGTGCCGGTGGTGTTCCAGATCATGTGGGAGTCGGGATATTCGCTGCCTGCTTGCGTGTTGTCGGCCGGCCTGGTTCTGTTTGACAATGCACACATTGGTGAGGACCGTTTGATTCTCATGGACTCAACCCTGGTCATCGCCATGGCCCTGAGCATTCTGTGCTACATCCGTTTCTACAAGTTGCGTCATGATCCGTTTACTCGGAAGTGGTGGAAATGGCTCCTGTTGACCGGTGTGTCGCTGAGCTGCGTCATCTCGACCAAGTACGTTGGTGTCTTCACCTTCATCACCATTGGTGCCGCGGTCGTTGTCGACTTGTGGAACTTGTTGGACATCAGACGTCCACGGGGTGCCCTCTCCATGTTCCAATGGGGCAAGCATTTTGTGGCCCGTTTCTTCAGTTTGGTTATCCTGCCCCTGTTCTTCTATCTCTTCTGGTTCCAGGTCCACTTCACGATCCTTAACCGCTCCGGCCCGGGCGATGATTTCATGACGCCAGAGTTCCAGGAAACGTTGAGTGACAATGCGATGGCCGCGCAGTCCGTTGGCATCCAGTACTTCGACAGTATCACGATCAAGCACAAGGACACCAAGACCCTCCTTCATAGCCACTGGGAGCGGTATCCTCTGCGCTACGACGACGGACGGATTTCGAGCCAGGGCCAGCAGGTCACCGGATATCCTTTCAATGACACGAACAACCACTGGCAGATTCTGCCTACTGTGCCTTTGGCCGATGGCGAGGTTCATTCGGTGAAGAACGGCGACATTATCCAGCTGCGTCATTTAGGAACGAACTCCATTCTTCTGACCCACGATGTAGCCTCGCCTTTCTACCCGACCAACCAGGAGTTCACCACCGTCACGCAGGAATTGGCCGATGGCGAGAGACACAACGACACGCTGTTTGAGATCAAGATCGAAAACGGCAAGGCCCAGCAGGACTTCCGAACTCTGTCGAGTCACTTCAAGCTGATCCATGTTCCCACCCGCGTGGCCATGTGGACGCACACGACACCCTTGCCGGACTGGGGTTTTAAGCAAGCCGAAATCAACGGAAACAAGAACATCCTGCAGTCCAGCAACCTGTGGTACGTAGACAGCATTGAGTCGCTGCCGGCAGACAGTCCTCGTCTGTCCAAGGAAGAGCGCAAGGTCAAGCAGCTGCCCTTCCTCCGGAAGTATCTAGAATTGCAGCGGGCCATGTTCTTGCACAACAATGCCTTGACCAGCAGCCACCCGTACGCCAGTGAGCCCTTCCAGTGGCCATTCCTCCTGCGCGGTGTCAGCTTCTGGACCAAGGAAAGCACCCGGGAGCAGATCTACTTCCTTGGTAACCCCATTGGATGGTGGATTGCTAGCAGTTTGTTGGCTGTTTTTGCTGGTATCATTGGTGCAGACCAGTTGTCTCTTCGACGCGGAGTCGATGCTTTGGAAGAGA TCTGGGGCCCTGGTACCCGCTCTCGTGTGTACAACAGCACTGGTTTCTTCTACCTCTGCTGGGCAGCTCACTACTTCCCCTTCTGGCTCATGGGCCGCCAGCGTTTCCTGCACCACTACCTTCCCGCCCACCTGGCCTCTGCTCTGGTGGCCGGTGCCCTGGTTGAATTCATCTTCAACCTCCAGCCGATCTCCGTTAATCAGACTACCACCGAGGCGACTGATGACCCATCTGGCAAGTCTCGCACCGCTGCTCCTCGCCGCTTCGTGCAGGCCTCGGAACGCATGGGCACGAAGTCCATTGTCGCAGGATGGATCGCTACTTTGGTTATTCTTGGCGCTACGATCTATGGATTCTGGTTCTTTGCGCCCTTGACCTATGGCACTCCCGGCTTGGATGTCACAGGCGTGAACGCTCGCCGCTGGCTGGGATATGACTTGCACTTTGCCAAGTAA
- a CDS encoding uncharacterized protein (COG:S;~EggNog:ENOG410PMH6), whose translation MVELIHPPDPRTLLPPILACLPTAFVSPRPPPALLPLLSPILRQRVQFLTSVSVSPSDSWLRLLSWKSEKGEELQALVDGTNFEPHPVSGEIELPDELPVSYKRIDEETLHAQVALPEYCLKAIYLWCAPDQENEGPGWRLAELLPREGAAEDEETWSTSIGEANAQSKERLMEDALRAAENDERAKQNGQGQQEQEEDEDDAAYWAQYDATPGRTPAVKTPAPNPISSLEQQNASEASYFSRYGDVQPAMDNHDPEEEQPEVGPTSLNGDLLASLLQRQVNGSDTTDSARTNGYAPGAANEESAMSLNHPRPSSDSSVSSDAVAKLELEAENRSACEVGVKQHITSNVKSLFRLAKSTGISRTEFQSLVKTELDLLDVTDADE comes from the coding sequence ATGGTCGAACTTATACACCCCCCCGATCCCCGCACATTACTGCCTCCCATCCTGGCATGCCTCCCCACCGCATTCGTATCGCCACGTCCTCCTCCAGctctcctccctcttttGTCCCCGATTCTGCGCCAACGAGTCCAGTTCCTCACTTCTGTTTCGGTTTCCCCAAGTGATTCATGGCTCCGGTTACTTTCGTGGAAATCagagaaaggagaggaaCTTCAGGCTCTCGTGGACGGCACAAATTTCGAGCCCCACCCTGTTTCGGGGGAAATCGAGCTGCCCGATGAACTGCCCGTGAGCTACAAACGGATTGACGAAGAGACGCTCCATGCACAGGTCGCGCTTCCCGAGTACTGCTTAAAGGCTATCTACCTCTGGTGCGCGCCTGATCAAGAGAATGAAGGACCAGGCTGGCGACTGGCCGAATTGTTACCCCGAGAAGGAGcggcggaggatgaggagacaTGGTCCACTTCGATTGGGGAGGCGAATGCGCAGTCCAAGGAGAGGTTGATGGAGGATGCACTGCGGGCTGCGGAGAATGACGAACGTGCCAAGCAAAACGGCCAAGGAcagcaagagcaagaagaggACGAAGATGATGCTGCATACTGGGCCCAGTACGATGCGACACCGGGACGAACCCCGGCCGTCAAGACACCAGCACCGAACCCCATCTCTTCCCTGGAACAACAAAATGCATCTGAAGCATCGTATTTCTCTCGATATGGCGATGTGCAGCCAGCTATGGATAACCATGACCCTGAGGAGGAACAACCCGAGGTGGGGCCGACCTCACTTAATGGGGACCTGCTGGCCAGTCTCCTGCAAAGGCAGGTTAATGGGTCCGATACTACAGACTCTGCGCGGACCAACGGCTACGCACCAGGAGCAGCCAACGAGGAAAGTGCCATGTCACTCAATCACCCACGTCCGTCGTCCGACTCGTCTGTCAGCTCTGATGCAGTAGCGAAGTTGGAATTGGAAGCAGAGAACCGGTCTGCGTGTGAAGTAGGGGTCAAACAGCACATCACCTCCAACGTCAAGAGCCTGTTCCGGCTAGCCAAGAGCACCGGGATCTCTCGAACGGAGTTTCAGTCTTTGGTTAAAACGGAATTGGACTTGCTGGACGTGACTGATGCTGACGAGTAA